The Syntrophorhabdaceae bacterium genome contains a region encoding:
- the ispE gene encoding 4-(cytidine 5'-diphospho)-2-C-methyl-D-erythritol kinase produces MKQRFLSPAKVNLILKVLSKRPDGYHNIFSLVDPISLYDTITIEELDFDHIIVKDDKGILPEDEQNTMFRAARLLKQTYSIRQGVRIYVQKQIPIGSGLGGPSSDAATVLKALSTLWSLPVSHEELMALGKKVGADVPLFVFGKSCIMEGIGDIITPVHLPPLFYVVVYPEAVISTKEVYGKLKIVLTRDENNIKLMGNFKNIGDIAGSLENDLEQIGITMCPKIRTIKDRLKEAGALGSLMSGSGSSVFGIFASMEDARKASRLIENVGAVFTTHSISAGRDDIYGDYGC; encoded by the coding sequence ATGAAACAACGCTTCTTATCACCGGCAAAGGTGAACCTCATCCTCAAGGTATTATCCAAACGACCGGACGGATACCACAATATTTTCAGCCTGGTAGACCCTATTTCACTCTACGATACGATCACCATCGAAGAGCTCGATTTCGACCACATTATCGTTAAAGACGACAAAGGGATCCTGCCCGAAGACGAACAAAATACCATGTTCAGGGCCGCAAGACTCTTGAAACAGACCTATTCGATCCGCCAAGGAGTCCGTATTTACGTGCAAAAACAGATACCCATCGGGAGCGGTCTCGGTGGACCGAGCAGCGATGCGGCCACCGTTCTCAAGGCCCTCTCGACTCTGTGGAGCCTTCCGGTCTCGCATGAAGAATTAATGGCACTGGGCAAAAAGGTGGGGGCCGACGTGCCCCTCTTTGTATTCGGCAAGTCGTGCATCATGGAGGGCATCGGTGACATCATAACCCCCGTTCATCTGCCTCCCCTCTTTTATGTTGTGGTCTATCCGGAGGCCGTCATATCAACGAAAGAGGTCTATGGGAAGCTAAAAATCGTGTTGACAAGAGACGAAAATAATATTAAATTGATGGGTAATTTCAAAAACATAGGTGATATTGCGGGTAGTCTGGAAAATGATCTTGAACAAATCGGAATAACAATGTGTCCAAAAATCAGGACTATCAAAGATAGATTAAAAGAAGCCGGGGCTCTGGGTTCTTTGATGAGCGGGAGTGGTTCGTCAGTCTTCGGGATATTTGCGAGTATGGAGGATGCGCGCAAGGCTTCCCGATTGATTGAAAACGTAGGCGCTGTTTTTACAACTCATAGTATATCAGCAGGGAGGGATGATATTTATGGAGATTACGGATGTTAA
- a CDS encoding ribose-phosphate pyrophosphokinase: protein MDKLRILTGNANPELAQKICKFLGVRLGKAKVSHFSDGEVQVEIDESVRGMDTFVVQPTCPPVNENLMELLVMLDALKRASAGRITVVMPYYGYARQDRKVFPRTSISARLVANLITVAGASRILAMDLHAGQIQGFFDIPVDHLYALPVQFNYLKKTIKDEIVVVSPDAGGVERVRELGKRLNASIAIIDKRREKANVSKVMHVIGDVKKKTAILLDDMIDTGGTIVQAAEAIMKSGAHAVYACCTHPVLSGNAVERIIHSPLAEMIATNTIPLSEEARKSKKIKTLDVSPVLGEAIKRIHNDESVSSLFI from the coding sequence TTGGACAAACTCAGAATACTGACCGGAAATGCAAATCCGGAACTGGCGCAAAAGATCTGCAAGTTCCTCGGGGTGAGGCTTGGCAAGGCAAAAGTGAGCCACTTCAGCGACGGTGAAGTCCAGGTGGAGATCGACGAAAGCGTGCGCGGCATGGACACGTTTGTGGTTCAGCCCACGTGCCCGCCGGTGAACGAAAACCTCATGGAGCTTCTCGTCATGCTCGATGCATTGAAACGGGCTTCCGCGGGCAGGATAACGGTCGTTATGCCCTACTATGGGTACGCCCGCCAGGACCGGAAGGTTTTCCCCAGGACGTCCATCTCGGCGAGGCTCGTGGCGAACCTTATCACTGTGGCAGGCGCTTCGAGGATACTTGCTATGGATCTCCATGCCGGACAGATTCAAGGCTTCTTCGACATACCGGTGGATCACCTGTATGCGTTACCGGTCCAATTCAACTACCTGAAAAAGACGATAAAAGATGAGATCGTGGTCGTTTCCCCCGATGCAGGGGGCGTAGAAAGGGTCCGCGAGTTGGGCAAACGACTCAATGCTTCTATTGCGATCATCGATAAGAGGCGCGAAAAAGCGAATGTCTCGAAGGTGATGCACGTGATCGGCGACGTCAAAAAGAAGACGGCCATCCTCCTCGATGACATGATCGATACGGGCGGGACCATCGTTCAGGCGGCCGAGGCTATCATGAAAAGCGGCGCTCACGCCGTCTACGCGTGTTGTACCCACCCGGTGCTTTCAGGAAACGCCGTGGAAAGAATCATTCATTCTCCGCTTGCCGAGATGATCGCCACCAATACGATCCCTCTCTCGGAAGAAGCCAGGAAATCAAAGAAGATAAAGACGCTCGATGTCTCGCCCGTTCTCGGTGAGGCTATCAAGCGGATTCATAACGACGAGTCAGTCAGTTCATTATTTATATAG
- the spoVG gene encoding septation regulator SpoVG, which translates to MEITDVKIIMINEDRVKAYASVVFDKCFIVRDLKVIRGDDKLFVAMPSKRMKDGTYRDTVHPLNKETRQVIEANVLKAYEKVQNKADPAG; encoded by the coding sequence ATGGAGATTACGGATGTTAAGATTATCATGATTAATGAAGATCGTGTAAAAGCCTACGCGTCGGTTGTCTTTGATAAGTGTTTTATTGTGCGGGATTTGAAAGTGATTCGAGGGGACGATAAACTTTTTGTCGCTATGCCGAGCAAAAGAATGAAGGATGGCACATACCGGGACACTGTCCATCCATTGAATAAAGAGACCCGACAGGTAATCGAGGCCAATGTACTGAAGGCTTACGAGAAAGTGCAAAATAAGGCGGATCCAGCAGGATAG
- a CDS encoding phosphomannomutase/phosphoglucomutase, which produces MNNEIFREYDIRGNVEKDLTDETVTNIGRAYAAYMAARGKKVASVARDCRLSSEHYRDLLVASMVESGLNVIDVGLVPTGLFYYSLFNLDVEGGIMITGSHNPPEMNGFKVAFEKSTIFGEQIQEIRRIIEKKRFGTGKGAYRQYANIVPDYYEFLRRNIKLNKRFKVVLDAGNGTGGVISAPIMREMGQDVVELFCTMDGRFPNHFPDPTVERNLDVLRKTVLEKKAHVGIGYDGDADRIGVIDEKGNIIWGDYLMIIFARDILKQSRGAYFVSEVKCSRNLFEDIEKHGGKPVMWKAGHSLIKQKMKETGALMGGEMSGHIFFADRFFGYDDAIYASLRFLEIMEHDQRPVSEFLSDLPKMYSTPEIRIDCPDNVKFEIVRDLTRYYKTRYKVIDTDGVRVTFDDGWGLVRSSNTQPILVLRFEASTEEALERIETMVTDDLKRVMKEHGA; this is translated from the coding sequence ATGAATAATGAGATTTTCAGGGAGTACGATATCAGAGGAAATGTTGAGAAAGACTTAACCGATGAAACGGTAACCAATATCGGGAGGGCCTACGCTGCCTATATGGCCGCACGGGGAAAGAAAGTCGCGTCTGTGGCCCGCGATTGCAGGCTCTCTTCCGAACATTACCGTGATCTGCTCGTCGCCAGCATGGTCGAGAGTGGGCTCAACGTAATAGACGTGGGGCTCGTACCCACAGGTCTTTTCTACTATTCGCTTTTCAACCTCGATGTTGAGGGCGGCATCATGATTACGGGCAGTCACAACCCCCCTGAGATGAACGGTTTTAAAGTGGCTTTCGAAAAATCTACAATCTTCGGCGAACAGATCCAGGAAATAAGAAGAATCATAGAAAAGAAACGATTTGGGACGGGCAAGGGAGCGTACAGACAATATGCGAACATCGTACCCGATTACTATGAGTTTTTGCGGCGTAACATAAAACTCAACAAACGTTTCAAGGTCGTTCTCGACGCAGGCAACGGCACAGGCGGCGTGATAAGCGCGCCCATCATGAGGGAGATGGGGCAGGACGTGGTCGAGCTTTTCTGCACCATGGACGGTCGTTTTCCGAACCACTTTCCCGACCCTACAGTGGAGAGAAACCTCGATGTGCTGAGAAAGACCGTGTTGGAAAAAAAGGCCCACGTGGGTATCGGCTACGACGGCGACGCAGACAGAATAGGTGTGATAGACGAGAAAGGTAACATTATCTGGGGCGATTACCTCATGATAATTTTCGCGCGGGACATCCTCAAACAGAGCAGGGGCGCCTACTTCGTTTCCGAAGTCAAGTGCTCCAGGAACCTTTTTGAAGATATAGAGAAACACGGAGGTAAGCCCGTCATGTGGAAGGCGGGCCACTCTCTCATCAAACAAAAGATGAAGGAGACGGGCGCCTTGATGGGAGGGGAAATGAGCGGCCACATCTTCTTTGCGGACAGATTCTTCGGATACGATGACGCAATCTACGCGTCGCTCAGGTTTCTCGAAATTATGGAGCACGATCAGAGGCCGGTGTCGGAATTCTTGAGCGACCTGCCGAAGATGTACTCCACGCCGGAAATACGGATCGATTGTCCCGACAATGTGAAGTTCGAGATTGTACGAGACCTCACCCGATATTATAAAACAAGATATAAGGTCATCGATACCGATGGTGTACGCGTGACCTTCGACGACGGCTGGGGGCTCGTCCGGTCTTCGAACACACAGCCCATCCTTGTGCTCAGATTTGAAGCATCCACGGAAGAAGCGCTCGAGAGGATTGAAACTATGGTCACGGATGACTTAAAGCGAGTAATGAAGGAACATGGCGCGTAG
- a CDS encoding TIGR03960 family B12-binding radical SAM protein codes for MLKIPNHILKPARYTGIEPHRIMKDVKDVEVRFALCYPDVYEIGMSYFGHFLLYEVANNVEAVWCERCFAPWIDEEKHLREHNIPLSTLESRTPLSAMDMVGFSLTYELNVSNVLNMLDLGGIRIRSDEREGGPIVVGGGPLMLNPRQYEPFFDLIVVGEADELIIKLLKAMKMLKGLERTDVIEELGRFEGVYAPRFPQKTVNRVYMKDLDKTYHPARPPIPTVGSVHNRLNVEVSRGCANGCRFCLAGFGYRPYRERSLGCVTDIIDQAMATTGYEEISLLSLSSGDYSVLFQVIDYVKTYHPGVSISLPSLKIGSIGDKEIAAIGHIARTGFTFALEAPTHALRLRLNKNIDVGHLTEQLPLLKKFGWRRLKLYLMVGFPWEKEEDLVGIRELLAPFREAGMDINLSVSPFIPKPHTPFQWLPMEDEATLNEKMMLIKRVLKGRGVKVNYRDTNVSTVEAIVSRGDEKISGLFEFLSRRGARLEAWREFFSLGPYEEWFRNNDMDMSSYLGARNHDQSLPWSFVQMGTEASFLEKELEKAQTGEATPDCLNACAGCGLSCGKKGSPMRVAGLRRPLSLDSSTSGRSFPALEVGVAPADASPLSLSPKPHRRFTFRYTKCSDARYIGHIDTMNILLRAIRAAGITINTHGKYHPLPKIALSDALPIGIESTCELIEIETAQDVAQDPKTLEKINRAMPLGMKVKDVVEGALTDMVKEYIFLLVTEKDMAREFVPWKRSKSRFFYLWRGKKVKNLGARGTFERIIKVEAGRIYDV; via the coding sequence ATGTTGAAAATCCCCAATCATATTCTGAAACCGGCGCGCTATACAGGCATCGAGCCTCACAGGATCATGAAAGACGTAAAGGACGTGGAGGTGAGGTTCGCCCTGTGTTATCCCGATGTCTATGAGATCGGCATGTCCTATTTCGGCCATTTTCTCCTCTATGAAGTCGCCAACAACGTAGAGGCGGTATGGTGCGAGCGGTGTTTTGCCCCCTGGATCGACGAGGAGAAGCACCTCAGAGAACACAACATTCCACTCTCTACCCTGGAATCAAGAACGCCATTGAGCGCCATGGATATGGTGGGGTTCTCCCTTACCTACGAACTGAATGTGTCGAATGTCCTCAATATGCTCGACCTCGGAGGCATCCGGATACGCTCCGACGAGAGAGAGGGGGGTCCTATTGTCGTGGGAGGCGGGCCCCTGATGCTCAATCCGAGACAGTACGAGCCCTTTTTCGACCTCATCGTTGTGGGCGAGGCCGACGAGCTGATCATCAAGCTGCTCAAAGCGATGAAGATGCTCAAGGGACTCGAAAGAACGGACGTAATAGAAGAATTGGGAAGGTTCGAGGGCGTCTATGCCCCGAGGTTTCCCCAAAAGACCGTAAACAGGGTCTATATGAAAGACCTCGACAAAACGTATCATCCTGCGCGCCCTCCCATACCCACGGTCGGCAGCGTTCATAACAGGTTAAACGTTGAGGTATCGAGGGGTTGCGCCAACGGATGCAGGTTCTGTCTAGCCGGATTCGGATACAGGCCGTACCGGGAACGCTCTTTGGGATGCGTCACGGACATTATTGATCAGGCTATGGCTACTACGGGCTACGAGGAGATTTCCCTTCTTTCCTTAAGCTCGGGCGATTACAGCGTGCTCTTCCAGGTCATCGATTATGTGAAGACATATCATCCCGGCGTATCCATCTCTCTTCCTTCGCTAAAAATAGGGAGCATCGGCGACAAGGAGATAGCCGCAATCGGTCATATAGCCAGAACGGGGTTTACCTTCGCCCTTGAGGCGCCCACACATGCGCTTCGCTTAAGGCTCAATAAGAACATTGACGTCGGACATCTGACGGAACAGCTACCCCTTCTCAAGAAATTCGGCTGGAGACGGTTAAAGCTCTATCTGATGGTCGGATTTCCCTGGGAAAAAGAAGAGGATCTTGTGGGTATCAGGGAACTACTCGCCCCTTTTCGCGAGGCAGGTATGGACATCAACCTCTCCGTCTCCCCCTTTATTCCCAAGCCTCATACCCCTTTTCAATGGCTCCCCATGGAGGACGAGGCCACACTCAACGAAAAGATGATGCTTATCAAGAGAGTCTTGAAAGGCAGAGGCGTAAAAGTCAATTATCGGGACACAAACGTGAGCACGGTGGAAGCCATCGTGTCGAGGGGCGATGAAAAAATCTCCGGACTCTTCGAGTTTCTGTCTAGGCGAGGTGCGAGGCTCGAAGCATGGAGGGAGTTCTTTTCACTCGGGCCGTACGAAGAGTGGTTTCGTAATAACGACATGGACATGAGTTCATATCTTGGTGCAAGAAACCACGACCAATCGCTGCCCTGGTCATTCGTTCAAATGGGCACGGAAGCGTCCTTTCTGGAAAAAGAGCTCGAGAAAGCGCAAACAGGGGAGGCAACGCCGGATTGTCTTAATGCCTGCGCGGGGTGCGGCCTTTCATGCGGAAAGAAGGGTAGCCCAATGCGCGTGGCAGGGCTGCGCCGTCCCTTAAGCCTCGATTCTTCGACTTCCGGCCGCTCTTTCCCCGCTTTGGAAGTAGGTGTGGCGCCCGCTGACGCGAGCCCACTGAGTTTAAGTCCTAAGCCTCATCGAAGGTTTACCTTCCGCTATACCAAGTGCTCTGATGCCCGCTATATAGGCCATATTGACACGATGAACATTCTCTTAAGGGCGATACGGGCGGCAGGCATAACAATCAACACTCACGGGAAATACCATCCTCTGCCCAAAATTGCGCTTTCCGACGCCCTGCCCATCGGCATCGAAAGTACGTGCGAGCTCATCGAGATTGAGACCGCGCAAGACGTGGCTCAGGACCCGAAGACACTCGAGAAGATAAACCGTGCCATGCCGCTCGGCATGAAAGTGAAAGACGTTGTTGAAGGGGCTTTAACGGATATGGTAAAAGAATACATATTCCTTCTCGTGACCGAAAAGGATATGGCGCGGGAGTTTGTCCCGTGGAAGCGCAGCAAATCAAGGTTCTTCTATCTCTGGAGAGGGAAAAAGGTGAAAAACCTGGGGGCACGCGGCACATTTGAACGGATTATAAAGGTAGAGGCCGGCAGGATTTATGACGTCTGA
- a CDS encoding Rne/Rng family ribonuclease, with product MTSELIINVTFNETRIAFLENGVIVEFFIEKKNDHSMVGSIYKGKVVRIVPGMDAAFVDIGLEKSAFLYVGDIILDKMMYEDYDDSDYRIERGERIEGVLEDGQELMVQVSREPIGQKGTRVTSKITLPGRLLVLMPATDHIGVSRRIEDEEERKRLAALLKQLCPPGYGIIARTASEGKAAEELGSDLNFLLRIWESIQEKAKGQRAPAILHQEMGIIFRVIRDVHSHNLKRIIVDDEFVYSKLEQFIKEYLPEEGCEVVLFNEKDPIFEVYGIEIEVAKLLQKKIWLKSGGYIVLDYTEALTVIDVNTGKYLGRKDLEDTILRTNLEAVKEIVYQIRLRNIGGIIVIDFIDMERKESRETVFQTLVEALKKDRIKTFAYPISEIGVVQITRKRTRHNIVSLLSETCPNCEGSGYIKSRHTVCYEVLRELTSACKKGEGKIVNIHLSPEVADLLYEEEKNSLEYIESTYKTKVNLIADPAYSVDKFSLEGVK from the coding sequence ATGACGTCTGAACTGATTATTAATGTAACCTTTAATGAGACGAGAATAGCCTTTCTTGAAAACGGGGTCATCGTCGAGTTCTTCATAGAGAAGAAGAACGATCACAGCATGGTCGGCAGTATCTATAAGGGCAAAGTGGTAAGGATCGTTCCCGGCATGGACGCGGCGTTTGTGGATATCGGTCTTGAGAAATCAGCCTTCCTCTATGTCGGTGACATCATTCTCGACAAAATGATGTATGAAGACTACGATGATTCTGATTATCGGATAGAGCGCGGTGAGCGTATAGAAGGGGTGCTTGAAGACGGACAGGAGCTCATGGTCCAGGTCTCGCGGGAGCCGATCGGTCAAAAAGGAACCCGGGTCACTTCCAAGATAACCTTGCCGGGAAGGCTTCTTGTGCTCATGCCGGCTACAGATCATATCGGGGTGTCCCGCAGGATAGAGGACGAGGAGGAGAGAAAGAGACTTGCTGCGCTTTTAAAGCAGCTGTGTCCGCCCGGCTATGGAATCATAGCCCGCACCGCCTCGGAAGGAAAGGCTGCCGAGGAGCTCGGCTCCGACCTCAACTTTCTGCTGAGAATCTGGGAGAGCATTCAAGAAAAGGCAAAAGGCCAGCGCGCGCCTGCGATTCTGCATCAGGAGATGGGCATCATCTTCAGAGTCATCCGGGACGTGCACTCCCACAATCTAAAGAGGATCATCGTCGATGACGAGTTTGTTTACAGTAAACTCGAACAATTCATCAAAGAGTATCTGCCTGAAGAAGGATGCGAAGTGGTGCTTTTTAATGAAAAAGACCCGATCTTTGAGGTATACGGCATTGAGATCGAGGTGGCGAAACTCCTGCAAAAGAAGATATGGCTCAAATCCGGCGGGTACATCGTACTCGATTATACCGAGGCCCTGACGGTCATCGATGTCAATACGGGCAAATACCTGGGCAGGAAAGACCTTGAGGATACCATACTGAGAACGAATCTTGAGGCGGTCAAGGAGATCGTCTATCAGATAAGGCTCAGAAATATCGGGGGTATCATCGTAATTGATTTCATCGACATGGAGAGAAAGGAATCGAGGGAGACGGTCTTTCAGACGCTTGTGGAAGCCTTAAAAAAAGACAGAATCAAAACGTTTGCATATCCGATAAGCGAGATTGGTGTGGTTCAGATCACAAGAAAGCGTACCAGACACAACATAGTGAGCCTTCTCTCGGAAACGTGCCCGAACTGTGAAGGCTCAGGCTACATCAAATCAAGGCACACTGTCTGTTATGAGGTCTTAAGAGAGCTGACGAGCGCGTGTAAGAAGGGTGAAGGGAAGATAGTGAACATTCACCTGTCCCCTGAAGTCGCAGACCTTCTCTACGAAGAGGAAAAGAACTCCCTGGAATATATCGAGAGCACGTACAAGACCAAAGTCAATCTCATCGCCGATCCGGCATACAGTGTTGACAAGTTCAGCCTTGAAGGAGTGAAGTGA